One region of Brachyhypopomus gauderio isolate BG-103 chromosome 9, BGAUD_0.2, whole genome shotgun sequence genomic DNA includes:
- the vash2 gene encoding tubulinyl-Tyr carboxypeptidase 2 isoform X2: MTGPSGTNTSSAAKTGRHGRSKSSSAYCHSRSGAESAASTTANNAGRSSGEEDEKDGGVPFYVNRTGFPIESVTWERMWSHVARTHPDGQEMVDKIRNAAHLSKPVPSVPNFKPSTSVPDWLHAVQNYMKNLQYNHTGTQFFEIRKTRPLCGLMETAREMIRESLPIKCLEAVILGIYLTNGLASVERFPISFRTQFSGHHFHHVVLGLYCNGRYGTLGMSRRADLMDKTLSYRTLSELVFEFEDSYRRYQHSVKKVKIGLYVPHNPHVFQPIEWKYLVLNPCRQGHEDMRKELEKHGRDMRMKILKSSSAQSPVKERTRGKSLSPRRQRGVSPQGHQHLHRRDKSPAVLSRKPAELSTLSDGYQIRI; this comes from the exons ATGACTGGGCCGAGCGGCACCAACACCAGCTCCGCGGCCAAGACGGGCCGACACGGTCGCTCCAAGAGCTCCAGCGCGTACTGCCACTCCAGGTCGGGTGCCGAGTCTGCTGCATCCACCACCGCGAACAACGCCGGTCGCTCGTCTGGTGAGGAAGACGAGAAGGACGGCGGAGTTCCTTTTTATGTCAACCGGACGGGTTTTCCTATAGAGAGTGTAACCTGGGAGCGAATGTGGTCCCACGTCGCCAGAACACATCCAGATGGGCAAGAAATGGTGGATAAAATACGAAATGCAGCACACCTGTCCAAA CCTGTACCATCGGTCCCAAACTTCAAGCCATCCACGTCAGTCCCCGACTGGCTCCACGCCGTCCAGAACTACATGAAGAATCTGCA ATACAACCACACAGGAACACAGTTTTTCGAGATTCGTAAAACCAGACCTTTGTGCGG GTTGATGGAGACTGCCCGGGAGATGATCCGGGAATCCCTCCCCATTAAATGCCTGGAAGCAGTTATCCTTGGAAT CTACCTGACCAATGGCCTGGCGTCAGTGGAGCGCTTCCCCATCAGCTTCAGGACGCAGTTCTCCGGTCACCACTTCCACCACGTGGTGCTCGGCCTCTACTGCAACGGCCGCTACGGAACGCTGGGCATGAGCCGCCGCGCCGACCTCATGGACAAGACCCTGAGCTACCGCACGCTGAGCGAGCTGGTCTTCGAGTTCGAGGACTCCTACCGCCGCTACCAGCACAGCGTGAAGAAGGTGAAGATCGGCCTGTACGTGCCTCACAATCCGCACGTGTTCCAGCCCATCGAGTGGAAGTACCTGGTGCTGAACCCCTGCAGGCAGGGCCACGAGGACATGCGCAAGGAGCTGGAGAAACACGGCCGAGACATGAGGATGAAG ATTCTGAAGTCATCCAGTGCCCAGTCCCCAGTTAAGGAGCGGACCAGGGGGAAGTCTTTATCGCCCCGGCGACAGAGAGGTGTAAGCCCACAGGGACACCAGCACCTTCACAGAAGGGACAAATC GCCTGCCGTCCTAAGCAGAAAACCAGCAGAGCTCAGCACTCTGAGCGATGGCTACCAGATCCGTATCTGA
- the vash2 gene encoding tubulinyl-Tyr carboxypeptidase 2 isoform X1: protein MTGPSGTNTSSAAKTGRHGRSKSSSAYCHSRSGAESAASTTANNAGRSSGEEDEKDGGVPFYVNRTGFPIESVTWERMWSHVARTHPDGQEMVDKIRNAAHLSKQPVPSVPNFKPSTSVPDWLHAVQNYMKNLQYNHTGTQFFEIRKTRPLCGLMETAREMIRESLPIKCLEAVILGIYLTNGLASVERFPISFRTQFSGHHFHHVVLGLYCNGRYGTLGMSRRADLMDKTLSYRTLSELVFEFEDSYRRYQHSVKKVKIGLYVPHNPHVFQPIEWKYLVLNPCRQGHEDMRKELEKHGRDMRMKILKSSSAQSPVKERTRGKSLSPRRQRGVSPQGHQHLHRRDKSPAVLSRKPAELSTLSDGYQIRI, encoded by the exons ATGACTGGGCCGAGCGGCACCAACACCAGCTCCGCGGCCAAGACGGGCCGACACGGTCGCTCCAAGAGCTCCAGCGCGTACTGCCACTCCAGGTCGGGTGCCGAGTCTGCTGCATCCACCACCGCGAACAACGCCGGTCGCTCGTCTGGTGAGGAAGACGAGAAGGACGGCGGAGTTCCTTTTTATGTCAACCGGACGGGTTTTCCTATAGAGAGTGTAACCTGGGAGCGAATGTGGTCCCACGTCGCCAGAACACATCCAGATGGGCAAGAAATGGTGGATAAAATACGAAATGCAGCACACCTGTCCAAA CAGCCTGTACCATCGGTCCCAAACTTCAAGCCATCCACGTCAGTCCCCGACTGGCTCCACGCCGTCCAGAACTACATGAAGAATCTGCA ATACAACCACACAGGAACACAGTTTTTCGAGATTCGTAAAACCAGACCTTTGTGCGG GTTGATGGAGACTGCCCGGGAGATGATCCGGGAATCCCTCCCCATTAAATGCCTGGAAGCAGTTATCCTTGGAAT CTACCTGACCAATGGCCTGGCGTCAGTGGAGCGCTTCCCCATCAGCTTCAGGACGCAGTTCTCCGGTCACCACTTCCACCACGTGGTGCTCGGCCTCTACTGCAACGGCCGCTACGGAACGCTGGGCATGAGCCGCCGCGCCGACCTCATGGACAAGACCCTGAGCTACCGCACGCTGAGCGAGCTGGTCTTCGAGTTCGAGGACTCCTACCGCCGCTACCAGCACAGCGTGAAGAAGGTGAAGATCGGCCTGTACGTGCCTCACAATCCGCACGTGTTCCAGCCCATCGAGTGGAAGTACCTGGTGCTGAACCCCTGCAGGCAGGGCCACGAGGACATGCGCAAGGAGCTGGAGAAACACGGCCGAGACATGAGGATGAAG ATTCTGAAGTCATCCAGTGCCCAGTCCCCAGTTAAGGAGCGGACCAGGGGGAAGTCTTTATCGCCCCGGCGACAGAGAGGTGTAAGCCCACAGGGACACCAGCACCTTCACAGAAGGGACAAATC GCCTGCCGTCCTAAGCAGAAAACCAGCAGAGCTCAGCACTCTGAGCGATGGCTACCAGATCCGTATCTGA
- the angel2 gene encoding protein angel homolog 2, with protein MFRRLLKPVRSAHNIVIVERRWCQDQPSRSWYRDQPSRSWYQYQPSSPWGQYQPSSPWGQYQPSRSWGQYQPSRSWCQYQPSRSWCQYQPSISWYPVAPHRNHSSARRPPDPFSWREWTRPGVLPYSDPQNSFHLFSGLMDRSEKEALRKRKSTEDNGSAEDRQRSSKRSSRAESQKQSAVWLRSVTGTPLPPGKFPPKPETPGSKTELKREWEEVCGFTPQGSGSIHGQPFDFSVMSYNILSQELLLSNPHLYQHCNPVVLDWSHRSANIIAELKRHSADIMCLQEVQEDHYLKQIKPSLESLGYHCEYKRRTGRKPDGCAVVFKRERFSLLSRHPVEYFQRGIPLLDRDNVGLILLLQPVEPSASTRSVCVANTHLLYNPRRGDIKLAQLAMLLAEISRVAGQAGDACPVVLCGDFNSVPWSPLCRFIKTGCLEYADMPIGKVSGQEESPRGQRHLTAPIWPGCLGISQQCQYEPQTEATDQEKSAQSASSALNSDGTDPPGSVNPCIQHGLSLTSAYSHYLRESRRPEITTCHARTAITVDYIFYSAQTECSAPDDRGLQLLARLALVDEGEVREVNLLPNQHHSSDHLPLIARFRLVS; from the exons ATGTTTAGACGTCTCTTGAAACCAGTGCGTTCTGCTCACAACATTGTTATTGTGGAGAGACGCTGGTGTCAGGACCAGCCGAGCAGGTCCTGGTATCGGGACCAGCCGAGCAGGTCCTGGTATCAGTACCAGCCGAGCAGTCCCTGGGGTCAGTATCAGCCGAGCAGTCCCTGGGGTCAGTACCAGCCGAGCAGATCCTGGGGTCAGTACCAGCCGAGCAGATCCTGGTGTCAGTACCAGCCGAGCAGGTCCTGGTGTCAGTACCAGCCGAGCATATCCTGGTACCCCGTCGCACCCCACAGGAACCACTCGTCTGCCCGCAGACCTCCAGATCCGTTTAGCTGGCGTGAGTGGACACGACCAGGTGTGTTACCGTACAGTGATCCCCAAAACAGCTTTCATCTCTTTTCTGGGTTAATGGACCGATCTGAGAAAGAAGCtctgagaaagaggaagagcacTGAAGATAATGGCTCAGCTGAAGACCGGCAGCGTAGCTCCAAGCGTTCATCTCGAGCAGAAAGCCAGAAGCAGAGTGCGGTGTGGCTCCGCAGTGTGACAGGTACACCACTGCCCCCTGGGAAATTCCCACCAAAGCCTGAGACTCCAGGGTCTAAAACAG AGTTGAAGagggagtgggaggaggtgtgtgggttCACACCGCAGGGCTCTGGAAGCATTCATGGACAGCCCTTTGACTTCTCTGTGATGTCCTACAATATCCTCTCGCAAGAACTACTTCTTAGCAACCCTCACCTTTACCAGCACTGTAACCCCGTTGTACTGGACTGGAGTCACAGATCTGCCAACATCATCGCAGAGCTGAAACGGCACAGTGCAGAT ATAATGTGTCTTCAGGAGGTGCAAGAGGACCACTATTTAAAACAGATCAAACCCAGTCTGGAGTCTCTAG GGTACCACTGTGAGTACAAGAGGAGGACTGGCAGGAAGCCTGACGGCTGTGCTGTGGTGTTCAAACGCGAGCGCTTCTCCCTGCTCTCCCGTCACCCTGTGGAGTATTTCCAGCGAGGAATTCCCCTACTGGACCGTGATAACGTAGGCCTGATTCTGCTGCTGCAGCCCGTGGAGCCGTCGGCCTCGACCCGCAGTGTCTGCGTGGCCAACACCCACCTGCTCTACAACCCCAGGCGAGGTGACATTAAGCTGGCTCAGCTGGCAATGCTGCTAGCCGAGATTAGCCGTGTGGCTGGGCAGGCTGGCGACGCCTGTCCCGTGGTGCTGTGTGGGGACTTCAACTCGGTGCCCTGGTCTCCTCTGTGCCGCTTCATTAAGACGGGCTGCTTGGAGTACGCTGACATGCCCATTGGGAAG GTATCAGGGCAGGAGGAAAGTCCCAGAGGTCAGCGTCACCTTACTGCCCCCATCTGGCCTGGCTGCCTGGGCATCTCCCAGCAGTGCCAGTACGAGCCCCAGACGGAGG CCACAGACCAAGAGAAATCGGCCCAGTCTGCGTCATCTGCGTTGAACAG TGATGGAACTGATCCCCCTGGCTCCGTGAACCCTTGCATTCAGCACGGTCTGAGTCTGACCTCTGCCTATTCCCACTACCTGAGGGAGAGCCGCCGTCCCGAAATCACCACGTGCCACGCACGCACCGCCATCACTGTCGATTACATCTTTTATTCTGCTCAGACAG AATGCAGCGCTCCAGACGACAGGGGCCTGCAGCTGCTCGCTCGGCTGGCCCTGGTCGATGAGGGTGAGGTCAGAGAGGTCAACCTCCTGCCCAACCAACACCACTCCTCCGACCACCTGCCCCTCATCGCACGCTTTCGCCTGGTCTCCTGA